The following are encoded together in the Silurus meridionalis isolate SWU-2019-XX chromosome 2, ASM1480568v1, whole genome shotgun sequence genome:
- the ifngr1l gene encoding interferon gamma receptor 1-like — MRARLSFVLPLCASLITTVCAVPLPTVTNISLSCHNLKNVLSWKYNEPDHPEFIINIQNYGNGLTTVRTNATFLDITEYTQGAENSFYVTVEAEGSEQNASSQGISFSYNEDAPTDITCVVDFPALEVSVLPHKVILSFRHPSNVHEDESFNDDFQYTISYNGTEKTCTCMVEEEEEEEECTEELHLYESLNGRCINLLIKGTINSIPMEISRKVCGDKAVYTDWVLLLTILICCLVGFLLLMLLVFLVYKKLTQPDSEITIFTKLLRIVNSDHIVNEPEEPTMSKVTTLIQAAPLDFTDEPSSDPSFTPLEEKPLVTSYPPTHISTHFNDDVNLTEEQDQGEMTDDADSVGFGSGNSFSGYDSCKFPIDMGQGDIVDAYGPRNLR, encoded by the exons ATGAGGGCGAGGTTGAGCTTCGTGCTGCCGTTATGTGCGTCTCTGATCACCACAGTGTGTGCTG TTCCTCTTCCCACTGTCACTAATATCAGTTTGTCGTGCCACAATCTGAAGAATGTGTTAAGCTGGAAATACAACGAACCTGATCATCCTGAATTCATCATCAACATCCAAAATTATGGAAA TGGATTAACAACAGTTCGCACCAACGCCACCTTCCTGGATATCACCGAATACACACAAGGTGCAGAAAACAGTTTCTACGTAACAGTGGAAGCTGAAGGATCGGAACAAAACGCTTCATCTCAAGGCATTTCGTTCAGCTACAACGAAGACGCGCCAACTGACATCACTT GTGTGGTGGACTTCCCGGCGTTAGAAGTTTCCGTTCTTCCACACAAAGTCATACTCTCCTTCAGACATCCCTCCAACGTCCATGAAGATGAATCTTTCAATGACGATTTTCAGTACACTATTTCTTATAACGGG ACAGAGAAAACGTGTACTTGTAtggtggaagaagaagaagaagaagaagaatgcacTGAAGAGTTACACCTATACGAAAGTCTTAATGGGAGGTGCATTAATCTACTCATCAAAGGAACTATTAATAGCATTCCAATGGAAATTTCCAGAAAGGTGTGCGGCGATAAAGCTGTTTATACGG acTGGGTGTTGCTTTTAACCATTCTGATATGCTGCCTGGTTGGATTTCTGCTCTTAATGCTGTTGGTATTCCTGGTTTACAAGAAACTCACTCAGCCTGACTCAGAAATCACCATCTTCACCAAACTCCTG AGAATTGTGAACTCCGATCACATCGTCAACGAGCCCGAGGAGCCTACGATGTCCAAGGTGACGACTCTAATCCAGGCCGCGCCCTTGGATTTCACCGATGAGCCTTCTTCAGACCCGTCCTTCACTCCGCTTGAAGAAAAACCCCTCGTCACTTCATACCCCCCCACTCACATATCCACCCACTTCAACGACGACGTCAATTTAACCGAAGAGCAGGACCAGGGAGAGATGACGGATGATGCAGATTCTGTAGGCTTTGGCAGCGGGAACAGCTTCTCGGGTTACGACAGCTGCAAGTTCCCCATCGATATGGGACAGGGAGACATAGTCGACGCCTACGGACCACGTAACCTACGTTAG
- the rab23 gene encoding ras-related protein Rab-23, whose translation MLEEDMEVAIKVVVVGNGAVGKSSMIQRYCKGIFTKDYKKTIGVDFLERQIVVNDEDVRLMLWDTAGQEEFDAITKAYYRGAQACVLVFSTTDRESFEAISSWREKVEMEVGDIPTVLVQNKIDLLDDTVIKNEEAEGLAKKLKLRFYRASVKEDLNVSEVFKYLAEKYLQRLKQQTADDPEVVHTSSNKIGVFNTSSGNHPNQNSGDLNYREVINLRPNKQRTKKNKIPFGSCRLL comes from the exons ATGTTGGAAGAGGATATGGAGGTGGCCATCAAGGTGGTGGTCGTGGGAAACGGTGCCGTTGGCAAGTCGAGCATGATCCAGAGATACTGCAAGGGCATCTTCACCAAGGACTACAAGAAGACCATCGGCGTCGACTTCTTGGAAAGGCAAATAGT agTAAACGACGAGGACGTGCGGTTGATGCTGTGGGACACGGCGGGTCAGGAGGAGTTCGATGCGATCACTAAGGCGTATTATCGAG GTGCCCAGGCCTGCGTACTCGTCTTCTCCACTACAGACCGAGAGTCATTCGAAGCTATTAGCAGCTGGAGAGAGAAAGTGGAGATGGAAGTTGGAGACATTCCCACCGTCCTGGTGCAGAACAAAATTGATCTTCTGGACGACACGGTGATAAAAAA CGAGGAAGCGGAGGGTCTTGCTAAGAAGCTCAAGTTGAGATTTTATCGCGCCTCTGTGAAGGAGGATCTCAATGTCAGTGAAG TTTTTAAATACCTAGCGGAGAAATACCTGCAGCGACTGAAGCAGCAGACGGCCGACGATCCCGAAGTCGTTCACACGTCGAGCAATAAAATTG gcGTATTCAACACTAGCAGTGGCAACCACCCGAACCAGAACTCGGGCGATCTCAACTACCGTGAGGTCATCAACCTACGACCGAACAAGCAGAGAACCAAGAAGAATAAAATCCCCTTCGGTAGCTGCAGACTCCTCTAG
- the si:ch73-52p7.1 gene encoding uncharacterized protein si:ch73-52p7.1, producing MSEMYLLGHVGCVALYCVLCLVMPAILSAEFTLASVSEHHIIICTCMQDLVACSMINSSECVCHNHPLSMLERVGSHSAVTYKRLTVWYTSPLNVARLLNNSEIRHLSLAKCSSARGTSLSVEYFTVRRLERLYVSYPFWMPGQNHDVVLGRDVGMLYHEEPRIALIHTDVLVGKVELKAYTVKTMVDSNGMVPFPEMVDVSVDDLPDMSNIFVSFLY from the coding sequence ATGTCCGAGATGTATCTTTTGGGTCATGTGGGCTGTGTTGCCCTGTACTGTGTCCTGTGTCTGGTCATGCCGGCAATCCTGAGTGCCGAGTTCACCCTGGCCAGCGTGAGTGAGCACCACATCATCATATGCACATGTATGCAGGACCTGGTAGCCTGCAGCATGATCAACTCCAGTGAGTGCGTTTGCCACAACCACCCGTTGTCCATGCTGGAGCGTGTCGGCAGCCACAGCGCAGTGACGTACAAGCGTCTGACGGTGTGGTACACCTCGCCACTCAACGTCGCACGTCTGCTGAACAACTCGGAGATCCGTCACCTCTCACTGGCCAAGTGCAGCTCAGCGAGAGGCACTTCATTATCTGTCGAATACTTCACAGTGAGGAGGCTGGAGAGGCTGTACGTATCTTATCCGTTCTGGATGCCCGGGCAGAACCATGACGTTGTGCTGGGTCGAGATGTAGGCATGCTTTATCACGAGGAACCGAGGATAGCGCTCATTCACACGGATGTGTTGGTGGGGAAGGTTGAGTTGAAAGCATACACAGTGAAAACCATGGTGGACAGCAACGGCATGGTTCCATTCCCTGAAATGGTGGACGTGTCTGTGGATGATCTTCCAGATATGTCCAACATATTCGTTTCTTTCTTGTACTAA
- the bag2 gene encoding BAG family molecular chaperone regulator 2 — translation MAQAKINSRMNTDASKGKFSRSVSMADRSMRLLESLDEIEIRVETLREAATAMEQERECLLEMIQSIQNSQEMRSICDGEREELSLTANRLMGRTLTVSVSVDTIRNPQQEDALRTAMAVIDEIAAKVLDDMKNARKKLQALHAACLTEAPLVPIDQKFQSIVISCALEDQKKIKRRLETLIRNMDNSEKTIRIMDSQKVDKSESANGK, via the exons ATGGCTCAGGCGAAAATCAACTCCAGAATGAACACCGACGCGTCCAAAGGCAAATTCAGCAGGTCGGTATCGATGGCGGATCGCTCCATGCGCTTACTGGAGAGTCTGGATGAGATTGAAATAAG GGTGGAGACACTGAGGGAAGCAGCCACAGCCATGGAGCAAGAGAGGGAGTGCTTACTCGAGATGATCCAGTCCATTCAGAACAGCCAGGAAATGAGAAGCATATGTGATG GAGAGCGAGAGGAACTCTCTCTGACCGCTAATAGACTCATGGGCCGGACGCTGACCGTGTCCGTCTCTGTAGACACCATCCGGAACCCACAGCAGGAAGACGCGCTGAGGACGGCCATGGCAGTCATCGACGAAATCGCTGCCAAAGTCCTGGATGACATGAAGAACGCGAGGAAGAAGCTGCAGGCTCTCCACGCAGCCTGTCTCACCGAAGCACCGCTCGTTCCCATCGACCAGAAATTCCAGAGCATCGTGATCAGCTGCGCGCTGGAGGACCAGAAGAAAATCAAGCGGCGACTCGAGACGCTCATACGGAACATGGACAACTCGGAGAAAACCATTCGGATCATGGACAGCCAGAAGGTGGACAAGTCCGAAAGTGCAAATGGGAAATGA